The genomic region GTTTCAACCGTCCATCGCCTACTGACCACGCTAGAGCAGCGCGGCTTTGTCCATGCCGATCCCAGCAGCAAACGCTGGCACGTTGGGCGCAGCGCCTTTGCCGTCGGCGCGGCCTTCGTGCGCCAGCGCCACTTCGTCGCCCCCGCCCTGCCCTACCTGCGGCGCTTGCGCGATGCCACGCGGGAAACGGCCAACCTCGGCATTCTCGAGGACGGCGAGGTGCTGACCCTCAGCCAAGTGGAAAGCCGGGAGATTACCCGCGCCATCTCCCCGCCCGGCGGGCGCGTGCCGATGCTCAACTCCGGCATGGGAAAGGCGATGCTGGCGACTTGGGACGATGCCGCCATCGACGGGTTTCTCGCCGCCCATCGCTTCGAACGCAAAACCCCCCGCAGCCTGGGGGACCGTGCGGCCGTGCTGGCGGAAATCGCCGACATCCGCGCGCGCGGCTATGCGGTAGACGATGAAGAATATGTCCCCGGCCTGCGCTGCGTCGCCGCTGCAGTGCTCGGCCCGCAGGGAGAAGCCGTCTGTGCCCTCTCCGTCTCCGGCCTCGCTGCCCGGATGACGGCGGACCGGGTGGCGGAAACCGGACGGCGGATCATCGCGCTGGCCGGGGAGTTCTCGGGGTGGCTGCGAGGGTAAGTTACTGAGAATTGCAAACCTTTGCATTTTACAGAGTAATTTGCAAAAATACGCTATCACTTTATTATTAGAGGTCAGAATGCTCAACAAGAAATTAATTTTTATATTTATTTCACTCTCAAATCCTTCTTTTGGAGAAGAAGATAAAAATTTGATAATAATGAAAAATTTACAAAGTGAATATGCAAACTGCGCTGCATACTATCACATATCCTCCCTGTGTTTTTCATCAGAAAAGGATAGACAA from Elstera cyanobacteriorum harbors:
- a CDS encoding IclR family transcriptional regulator; this encodes MTDKTGGVQSVERALSLLEKLAAQDEGMRLSDLATEVGLTVSTVHRLLTTLEQRGFVHADPSSKRWHVGRSAFAVGAAFVRQRHFVAPALPYLRRLRDATRETANLGILEDGEVLTLSQVESREITRAISPPGGRVPMLNSGMGKAMLATWDDAAIDGFLAAHRFERKTPRSLGDRAAVLAEIADIRARGYAVDDEEYVPGLRCVAAAVLGPQGEAVCALSVSGLAARMTADRVAETGRRIIALAGEFSGWLRG